In a single window of the Nicotiana tomentosiformis chromosome 8, ASM39032v3, whole genome shotgun sequence genome:
- the LOC138897716 gene encoding uncharacterized protein: MTVSEYAIRFSKLSRQSPTLVPTVRERVRRFIKGLSYGLRFSMTRELETDTPFQRVIKIAMRLERIRGEERQDKETKRSRDSGGFSGFYSSTMTHHGGGSGSRPIQSALQTTRGAPVN; encoded by the coding sequence atgacggtgtcggagtatgccatcaggttcagtaaGTTATCCCGTCAGtcacctactttggttcctacagtccGAGAGCGAGTCCgtagatttattaaggggcttagttatggtcttagattcagcatgACTCGGGAGTTAGAGACTGATACTCCGTTTCAGCGGGTTATAAAGATTGCTATGAGATTAGAGCGTATTCGGGGTGAGGAAAGGCAggataaggagaccaagaggtctcgagattctggaggatttagtggattctactcttcaaCTATGACCCATCACGGCGGAGGCTCGGGTAGCCGGCCAATTCAGTCCGCACTTcagactactcgtggtgctccagTTAATTAG